In one Prochlorococcus marinus XMU1404 genomic region, the following are encoded:
- a CDS encoding 5'-3' exonuclease yields the protein MDKTNTWLIRLFAVVLIGVCLIAYLNVQKKPSILFSKPSIEDLKYKELNKKRANAEFAAKRDYTDYEKFGSIIFCNASFNSRIESANYSKQMELYISGKEADLSEWDTAIKDYENERSKCRDFNP from the coding sequence ATGGATAAAACTAACACTTGGTTAATTAGATTATTTGCCGTCGTTCTTATTGGTGTTTGCCTTATTGCATATCTAAATGTACAGAAGAAACCATCTATACTTTTTTCAAAACCTAGTATTGAGGATTTGAAATATAAAGAATTAAATAAGAAAAGGGCAAATGCAGAATTTGCTGCAAAAAGAGATTATACGGATTATGAAAAATTTGGAAGTATAATTTTTTGCAATGCCTCATTCAATAGTCGGATTGAATCAGCGAACTATTCGAAACAAATGGAATTGTATATTTCTGGGAAAGAAGCAGATTTATCAGAATGGGATACTGCCATCAAAGATTATGAAAACGAAAGATCAAAATGTAGAGACTTTAATCCCTAA
- a CDS encoding RNA recognition motif domain-containing protein, with translation MIGDNFTSPKQLFVPSKIKEMTIFIGNLSWETEVEDLEQLFSNYGVVKKCYLPLDRETGRKRGIAFVDLNDHNSEKKAIDDLQDVEWMGREIRVNEAEKRKGPNNKKHNKFNRNN, from the coding sequence TTGATTGGAGATAACTTCACTAGTCCAAAGCAACTATTTGTACCTTCAAAAATTAAAGAAATGACTATTTTTATTGGGAATTTATCTTGGGAAACTGAGGTTGAAGATCTTGAGCAACTTTTTAGTAATTATGGAGTAGTAAAGAAATGTTATTTACCTCTTGATAGAGAAACAGGAAGAAAAAGAGGTATTGCTTTTGTAGATTTAAATGATCATAATTCTGAAAAAAAAGCTATTGATGATCTTCAAGATGTTGAATGGATGGGAAGAGAGATAAGGGTTAATGAGGCTGAGAAAAGAAAGGGACCCAATAATAAAAAACACAATAAGTTCAATAGAAACAATTAG
- a CDS encoding DUF1330 domain-containing protein, producing the protein MDKKGAKGYWISTAKIINQDLFDEYVTKVGPWLKEVGGQVFAKDTEPQGKERTEDVNLAIICEFPSMRAAVEAYESEEYKELSKLRKEATENSMFTVMEGLDEAAKLRRAMGL; encoded by the coding sequence ATGGATAAAAAAGGGGCTAAAGGTTACTGGATATCAACGGCAAAAATAATTAATCAGGACTTATTTGATGAATATGTAACTAAAGTTGGTCCATGGCTGAAAGAGGTTGGAGGCCAAGTCTTTGCAAAAGATACAGAGCCTCAAGGGAAGGAAAGGACCGAGGATGTCAATTTAGCCATTATTTGTGAATTCCCATCAATGAGGGCAGCCGTTGAAGCTTATGAATCTGAAGAATATAAAGAGCTTTCAAAGCTAAGAAAAGAAGCAACTGAAAATTCCATGTTTACAGTTATGGAAGGTTTAGATGAAGCTGCAAAGCTAAGAAGAGCAATGGGTTTGTAA
- the psbF gene encoding cytochrome b559 subunit beta, long form, which produces MDFRILLVITPIIFSWIFTVFWLGRWDVFRLTPLGLPKKGVTPFKNYQVWEDSALIPDVGRPAEGYPVFTVRTAAVNALGIPTVFFLGAILAMQFKSY; this is translated from the coding sequence ATGGATTTCAGGATTTTACTTGTTATTACACCAATAATATTCTCATGGATATTTACAGTCTTTTGGTTAGGTAGGTGGGATGTATTTAGATTAACGCCACTAGGATTACCAAAGAAGGGAGTAACTCCTTTTAAAAATTATCAAGTATGGGAAGATTCAGCATTAATTCCTGATGTTGGCAGACCAGCAGAAGGTTATCCAGTATTTACTGTAAGAACCGCAGCAGTTAATGCCCTAGGGATTCCAACTGTTTTCTTCCTTGGAGCAATATTGGCAATGCAGTTTAAATCTTATTAA
- a CDS encoding DUF1651 domain-containing protein: MEKFTLINKERNRIKVFEPFEDVSKPSPSIDAMMISYGCVYKRSSKPVMKGSRVETVEAARKEYKELLNEGWKKTSIFNSYF, encoded by the coding sequence ATGGAAAAATTTACCCTAATTAACAAAGAAAGAAACAGAATAAAAGTATTTGAACCTTTCGAGGATGTATCTAAACCATCTCCTTCAATAGATGCAATGATGATTTCTTACGGATGCGTTTATAAACGATCAAGTAAACCAGTAATGAAAGGTAGCAGGGTAGAAACTGTTGAGGCTGCAAGAAAAGAATATAAGGAACTACTAAACGAAGGTTGGAAAAAAACATCTATATTTAATAGTTATTTTTAA
- a CDS encoding AIR synthase, whose translation MSSLTITKAASNELLRQSIYRGTPGEIFLYLQPDILDDGWMFLRVNIWEKSGIPIARTDGLTVYAPESQKALLDELTLDHYQDLSGGGFLISTPKGATKSSCGSGFKFNK comes from the coding sequence TTGAGTTCTTTAACTATTACTAAGGCTGCTTCAAATGAATTGCTAAGGCAATCAATTTATCGTGGTACACCTGGAGAAATTTTTTTATATTTGCAACCTGATATTCTTGATGATGGATGGATGTTTCTGAGAGTTAATATTTGGGAAAAATCAGGAATTCCTATCGCAAGAACTGATGGCTTAACTGTCTACGCTCCAGAATCTCAAAAAGCTTTACTAGATGAACTTACACTTGATCATTATCAGGATTTATCTGGAGGAGGATTCTTGATTAGTACTCCTAAAGGAGCAACAAAAAGTTCTTGTGGTTCGGGTTTTAAATTTAATAAATAA
- a CDS encoding GTP-binding protein: MSQTWIISGPPGCGKTSWILNTFKNHSGNCGYVRLGGYSEINLEQAINSKIDFAFLKDQIPNLLDLSNSKLPLEVEKENILIIIEFPQFFTPKFHGISGIDLRVVKELAIYNLQPNKYLHFGRDLELPIKDTLDFKAIESCSIDLKKNIWDPASLNTFWFELVNGAYGDVYRAKALMNLPDGRYILFNWIVTQKGSQYQTLNQVAPLNGRPERHSEIVIQGKNLNFQLIKSTINNCLLSDAVLDHHQATLRNSQLQTSRN, encoded by the coding sequence ATGAGTCAGACTTGGATAATATCAGGGCCTCCAGGATGCGGCAAGACAAGTTGGATACTAAATACTTTTAAGAATCACTCTGGAAATTGTGGTTATGTACGTCTTGGCGGATATTCAGAAATTAATTTAGAGCAAGCAATAAATTCAAAAATTGATTTTGCTTTTTTGAAAGATCAAATTCCTAATTTATTAGATTTGTCAAATTCAAAATTGCCCTTAGAGGTAGAGAAAGAGAATATTTTAATTATTATTGAATTTCCTCAATTTTTCACACCTAAATTTCATGGGATTAGTGGTATTGATCTGAGAGTTGTAAAAGAGCTTGCAATATATAATCTTCAACCAAATAAATATTTGCATTTTGGAAGAGATCTAGAATTACCAATTAAGGATACTTTAGATTTTAAAGCAATTGAATCATGTAGTATTGACCTCAAAAAAAATATTTGGGATCCTGCAAGCTTAAATACTTTTTGGTTCGAATTAGTGAATGGTGCTTATGGAGACGTATATAGAGCAAAAGCATTAATGAACTTACCAGATGGTCGTTATATCTTGTTTAACTGGATAGTGACTCAGAAAGGATCTCAATATCAAACCTTAAATCAAGTTGCTCCTCTTAATGGAAGGCCAGAAAGACACTCTGAAATTGTCATACAGGGAAAAAACTTAAACTTCCAATTAATAAAATCTACTATCAATAATTGCCTTCTTAGTGATGCTGTTCTAGATCATCATCAAGCCACACTTAGAAATTCACAATTACAAACTTCTCGAAATTAA
- a CDS encoding metallophosphoesterase family protein — protein MNQAVISCLHANLPAVEAVLKDIELQGITNITCLGDLVGYGPQPNEVIELIKDKKIATCQGCWDEDVVDGLDACDCSYPSQIAEKRGHFAHQWTTEKLTKENKDFLANLPYSIRKDKCLFVHGSPNSQHEYLLPDMDAFAALERVENAKAEILFCGHTHQPYIRELANGSIAVKIKNSGSKDIQKKEMNLPMRRIVNAGSVGEPRHGGTKATYVVYSDITNDVKIREVEYDIELTCKAIINAGLPPIFAWRLKNGFEFAERAEDASHVCER, from the coding sequence ATGAATCAAGCTGTTATTTCATGTTTACATGCAAATCTACCTGCTGTAGAAGCCGTATTAAAAGATATTGAATTACAAGGGATTACGAATATTACCTGCCTTGGAGATTTAGTAGGTTATGGTCCTCAACCTAATGAGGTTATTGAGTTAATCAAAGATAAAAAAATTGCCACTTGTCAGGGTTGTTGGGACGAAGATGTAGTTGATGGATTAGATGCCTGCGATTGTAGTTACCCTTCTCAGATTGCTGAAAAGAGAGGTCATTTCGCTCATCAATGGACTACGGAAAAATTAACAAAAGAAAATAAGGATTTTTTAGCTAATTTACCCTACTCAATTCGTAAAGATAAATGTCTTTTTGTTCATGGTAGTCCTAATAGTCAACATGAATATCTGCTGCCCGATATGGATGCATTCGCAGCTCTTGAGAGAGTTGAAAATGCCAAAGCTGAGATTCTATTTTGTGGTCATACTCATCAACCTTATATACGTGAACTAGCAAATGGTTCAATTGCCGTAAAGATCAAAAACAGTGGTTCGAAAGATATTCAAAAGAAAGAAATGAATTTGCCGATGCGAAGAATAGTAAATGCAGGTTCAGTGGGAGAACCACGGCATGGAGGAACTAAAGCTACTTATGTGGTTTATAGTGACATCACTAATGACGTAAAAATTAGAGAAGTTGAATATGATATCGAACTTACCTGCAAAGCAATAATAAATGCTGGTCTTCCTCCGATTTTTGCATGGCGTTTAAAAAACGGTTTTGAATTTGCTGAACGAGCTGAAGATGCTTCTCATGTTTGTGAAAGATGA
- a CDS encoding phosphoesterase, translating to MIERWALISGLKGDLDTYELIQKDLKKTPGNITLFVLGDMIGPEKNCNKLLHRLINPKSNDLQPWCIYGWWEEQILLESGYRGNQRAEALRINKGEEAVKSLINAVDKSFLDWIASLQFGFVELDCGLIHGSSKDVGDDLTLDTPPLTLLDRLTRLQVNRLFTARSTQQFHLELTEGFVHSEVQDLTGNNKKEQKVPQKAVIGVGAGKNYTLYDVGTDNTQFVRAGYQLEKKKNGFGLHF from the coding sequence ATGATAGAACGCTGGGCACTCATAAGTGGGCTAAAAGGGGATCTAGATACTTATGAACTTATTCAAAAAGATTTAAAAAAAACTCCTGGGAACATAACCCTCTTTGTTTTGGGGGATATGATAGGACCTGAAAAGAACTGTAATAAGCTTCTACATAGATTAATTAATCCAAAAAGTAATGATTTACAACCATGGTGTATATATGGTTGGTGGGAAGAACAAATTCTCTTAGAAAGTGGTTACCGTGGCAATCAAAGAGCTGAAGCCTTGAGAATAAATAAAGGTGAAGAAGCAGTCAAATCTCTAATAAATGCTGTTGATAAATCATTTCTTGATTGGATAGCATCTCTTCAATTTGGATTTGTTGAACTTGACTGTGGTTTAATTCACGGGAGCTCGAAAGATGTTGGCGACGATTTAACATTAGATACCCCGCCTTTAACACTCCTTGATAGACTTACACGTCTTCAAGTAAACAGATTATTTACTGCGAGAAGTACACAACAATTTCATTTGGAATTAACAGAGGGGTTTGTTCATTCGGAAGTACAGGATTTAACTGGAAATAATAAGAAAGAGCAGAAGGTTCCTCAAAAAGCTGTAATCGGTGTTGGAGCAGGTAAAAACTATACTCTCTATGATGTAGGGACTGATAATACTCAATTCGTACGAGCTGGATATCAATTAGAAAAGAAAAAGAATGGATTTGGATTACATTTTTAA
- a CDS encoding tetratricopeptide repeat protein, with protein sequence MSTSNKFRNKLNNEDLFTAEWKLNEFQNLVEYGLDIGSKYFFLVGGGHGLYLMVRDTDSEGLDSKPKRFPKDVFEIFAEGFERELSVEELHNKVGDLYEGDICLWFRLSEQLLADVKNKIDIGYTKLRMLSNPLVLEREHQNPNQPGGFMVHNVAIFAGGSCPIDVFNANINFQYTNKSKCLDIQKVFEDKDLFVDKDEAKIIKFYIKEETELNDKEDYFNIRTSFINKHRFVEAVNYTLLLENEVEEEFKFTYYSQLAQLHLYAEDHISSLECNLEALKYEPNNLPILANTANRLRDIGNLKEAGEYYNRALNIDGKDEILKHNIEKMRSIHFLKLVDAYSFHEALEYHFSIRKYGGFYHTKFDYNGPTEKIIEGLLDLALFENEDEEDFLSFLKSLYSNTSIADSCQEFIRKYLEECLKNGSLEEKWSIGSNDNSLYKNINYFLSEVDFDKICFLINRAWSDACDQGRMEFINQ encoded by the coding sequence ATGTCTACATCAAACAAATTCCGAAATAAATTAAATAATGAAGATTTATTTACAGCAGAATGGAAATTAAATGAATTTCAAAATTTAGTTGAATATGGATTAGATATCGGCAGTAAATATTTTTTCCTAGTAGGAGGCGGTCATGGTCTTTATTTAATGGTTAGAGATACTGATTCTGAAGGATTAGATTCAAAACCTAAAAGATTTCCAAAAGATGTTTTTGAAATATTTGCGGAAGGATTCGAACGTGAATTAAGTGTGGAGGAACTTCATAATAAAGTAGGTGATTTATATGAAGGAGATATCTGTCTATGGTTTAGATTATCCGAACAACTACTGGCTGATGTAAAAAATAAAATTGACATTGGTTATACAAAATTAAGAATGCTTTCAAATCCCCTCGTATTAGAGAGGGAGCATCAAAATCCAAATCAACCGGGTGGATTCATGGTTCATAACGTTGCTATTTTTGCAGGTGGTTCCTGTCCTATTGATGTTTTCAATGCCAACATTAATTTTCAATATACAAATAAATCTAAATGTTTAGACATTCAGAAGGTTTTTGAGGATAAAGATTTATTTGTTGATAAGGATGAGGCCAAAATAATTAAGTTTTACATAAAAGAAGAAACTGAATTAAATGATAAAGAAGATTATTTTAATATAAGGACTTCTTTTATTAATAAGCATAGATTTGTTGAAGCAGTAAATTATACTCTTTTACTTGAAAATGAAGTTGAAGAAGAATTTAAATTCACTTATTATTCTCAATTAGCTCAACTACATCTCTATGCAGAAGATCATATTTCGTCCCTAGAATGTAACTTAGAAGCTCTTAAATACGAGCCAAATAATTTGCCTATATTAGCTAATACAGCAAATAGATTAAGAGACATTGGAAATCTCAAGGAAGCTGGAGAGTACTACAATAGGGCTTTAAATATTGATGGTAAAGACGAGATTTTAAAACATAATATTGAAAAAATGAGAAGTATACATTTTCTAAAGTTAGTGGATGCATATTCCTTTCATGAAGCACTGGAATATCATTTTTCGATTAGAAAGTATGGAGGGTTTTACCATACAAAATTTGATTACAATGGCCCTACTGAGAAAATAATAGAAGGATTGCTGGACCTGGCACTTTTCGAAAATGAAGATGAAGAGGATTTTTTAAGTTTTTTAAAATCCTTATATTCGAACACCTCAATAGCAGATTCGTGTCAAGAATTTATTAGAAAATATTTAGAAGAATGTTTAAAAAATGGAAGTCTAGAAGAAAAATGGAGCATTGGTTCAAACGACAATTCGCTATACAAAAATATCAATTATTTTTTAAGTGAAGTTGATTTTGATAAAATATGCTTCTTAATTAATAGGGCATGGAGCGATGCTTGCGATCAAGGAAGAATGGAGTTTATAAATCAATAA
- a CDS encoding S1C family serine protease — protein sequence MRFKKSLISIFTLSSFIGLQTFLPSEKAFAAKINCESPVHRGKHKDCLDKDGKPKRKEIIDPETGLSIVEMESDILWNRIPRRNRVPYGQIVKATSGFDGTTEYVVYDRNYKFRYPYESTVFTKWSSDYIRGIWLLKAGCGLISCAAGYEAGGGDLPSPLEVKFAGQTYSLYGNDGQFMLPNKLVNDIKNTKTFDGLSIRVDRTVVPIGEKTVEMLSLLYKKSIKKWDLPKISLKIKNVKNKPSIKEIAGNSLPSVVTIRAANSQGTGFFITDEGTLLTNRHVVSGSYNKEIRIETVSGRSYTGKVTYVSREDDFAIIDVNGVDLPKALPICYSNYPTAGEDVIALGSPRGLTNTVTRGIVSALRRSNNDFDSFAMTGSALIQTDAAINPGNSGGPLLNENGEVIGVNTFGQTSSQGLNFAVSIVDIMQQLKVQRPGGLDALEMNLNQCGNKFNEKVL from the coding sequence ATGCGATTCAAAAAATCATTAATCTCTATTTTTACTCTTTCAAGTTTCATTGGATTGCAAACTTTTTTACCTTCTGAAAAGGCTTTCGCTGCAAAAATAAATTGTGAATCTCCAGTTCACAGAGGCAAACATAAAGATTGTTTAGATAAAGATGGGAAACCAAAAAGAAAGGAAATTATTGATCCTGAAACAGGCCTTTCAATTGTGGAAATGGAGAGTGATATTTTATGGAATAGAATACCGCGAAGGAATAGGGTTCCATATGGTCAGATTGTGAAAGCAACTTCGGGTTTTGATGGAACTACCGAATATGTTGTTTATGACAGAAATTATAAATTCAGATATCCCTACGAATCAACAGTTTTCACTAAATGGTCATCAGATTATATTAGAGGGATTTGGTTATTAAAAGCTGGATGTGGTCTTATTTCTTGTGCCGCTGGCTATGAAGCAGGTGGGGGCGACTTACCTTCTCCTTTAGAAGTTAAATTTGCTGGCCAAACTTACTCCCTGTATGGAAACGATGGGCAGTTTATGCTCCCAAATAAATTGGTTAACGATATAAAAAATACAAAAACTTTTGATGGATTATCTATAAGAGTAGATAGGACAGTTGTTCCAATAGGAGAAAAAACAGTTGAAATGCTATCTCTTTTGTATAAAAAGTCTATAAAAAAATGGGATCTTCCAAAGATTTCCCTAAAGATCAAAAATGTAAAAAATAAACCTTCAATTAAAGAAATTGCCGGTAATTCTCTTCCAAGCGTCGTTACTATTCGCGCAGCAAATAGTCAGGGAACTGGATTTTTCATAACTGATGAAGGGACATTACTTACGAATAGACATGTTGTTAGCGGATCATATAATAAAGAAATACGCATCGAAACTGTATCTGGGAGAAGTTATACGGGGAAAGTTACTTATGTAAGTAGAGAGGATGATTTCGCGATAATTGATGTAAATGGGGTTGACCTGCCAAAGGCTTTACCAATCTGTTATTCAAATTATCCAACAGCAGGAGAGGATGTAATTGCTCTAGGTTCTCCTCGTGGTTTGACTAACACAGTAACGAGAGGCATCGTGAGTGCCTTGAGGAGATCGAATAACGACTTTGATTCTTTTGCGATGACTGGTTCTGCTTTAATTCAAACTGATGCTGCAATTAATCCTGGCAATAGCGGAGGTCCTCTGCTCAACGAAAATGGAGAAGTTATTGGAGTTAATACCTTTGGCCAAACATCAAGTCAGGGTTTGAATTTTGCTGTTTCAATAGTTGATATAATGCAGCAACTTAAAGTTCAAAGGCCGGGAGGTTTAGATGCCTTAGAGATGAATTTAAATCAATGCGGAAATAAATTCAACGAAAAGGTTCTTTGA
- a CDS encoding high light inducible protein, producing the protein MEKKEDNIRSESYYPDSNYYIDQDNTPREICLSEDQISNNSKFEWPNSYWFIAERTNGRLAMIGFMAVIINYSLFGWIAYPIL; encoded by the coding sequence ATTGAAAAAAAGGAAGACAATATTCGAAGCGAAAGCTATTACCCGGATAGTAATTATTATATTGATCAGGACAATACTCCTAGAGAGATTTGTCTTTCAGAAGATCAAATATCCAATAATTCTAAATTTGAATGGCCAAATAGTTATTGGTTCATAGCTGAAAGAACAAATGGCAGACTTGCAATGATTGGATTTATGGCTGTGATTATTAACTACAGTTTATTTGGTTGGATTGCATATCCAATTCTTTAA
- a CDS encoding pseudouridine synthase yields MATRINKYLSEAGYCSRRRADKLIEEGKVTINGKIPEIGTKVGDRDLIEVEGQRIEKSKKQRSIYLAFNKPVGIVCTTDRRVESENIIDFIKYPKRIFPVGRLDKTSEGLIFLTNDGDIVNKILRARNNHEKEYIVNVNRTINREFIQNMSNGVEILETITKNCFVKQLGPKKFKIILTQGLNRQIRRMCESLGYRVQSLKRVRIMNIRLDIPTGKYREFTKEELLELNQLLENSSKICE; encoded by the coding sequence ATGGCTACCAGGATAAATAAATACTTAAGTGAAGCAGGTTATTGTTCTAGAAGAAGAGCAGATAAATTAATTGAAGAAGGGAAAGTAACAATTAATGGTAAAATTCCTGAAATAGGAACTAAGGTTGGAGATAGAGATCTAATAGAAGTAGAAGGTCAAAGAATTGAAAAATCCAAAAAACAAAGAAGCATATATCTTGCCTTTAATAAACCTGTTGGAATTGTTTGCACAACTGATAGAAGAGTAGAATCTGAAAATATTATAGATTTCATTAAATATCCTAAAAGAATCTTTCCTGTTGGAAGATTGGACAAGACTAGTGAAGGATTAATTTTTTTAACTAACGATGGAGATATCGTAAATAAAATTCTCAGGGCTAGAAATAATCATGAGAAGGAATATATAGTAAATGTTAATCGAACCATTAATAGAGAATTTATTCAAAACATGAGCAATGGTGTTGAAATTTTAGAAACTATAACTAAGAATTGTTTCGTAAAACAATTGGGGCCCAAAAAATTCAAAATCATACTCACTCAAGGACTTAATCGTCAGATTAGGAGAATGTGTGAATCTTTAGGCTACAGAGTTCAATCATTAAAGCGTGTAAGGATTATGAATATTAGATTAGATATCCCAACAGGAAAATATCGTGAATTTACCAAAGAAGAACTCTTAGAATTAAATCAATTACTAGAAAACTCTTCAAAAATATGTGAATAA
- a CDS encoding SOS response-associated peptidase, with the protein MCGRFELNTNFDELPEVLKQNFPTELDVKYKARNLIKPTDPVLVIKNEGKMRTTFMYWGFISPWSKDPFDKKRPRPFNARAETVEEKKLFSGSWKHKRCLIPASSFLEKKYRIRRENYETFWLGGIWSKWTSTDGAEIESCCVLTTEPNDLIKPLHHRMPVIVPDGYEKKWTEQVKDSHELKALASIIMSWSPEGWVSEKVDKKQTYQMSLLNKK; encoded by the coding sequence ATGTGCGGAAGATTCGAGCTTAATACTAACTTTGATGAATTGCCTGAAGTTTTGAAACAAAATTTCCCAACTGAACTTGATGTTAAATACAAAGCCCGGAATTTAATTAAACCAACTGATCCAGTTCTAGTTATTAAAAATGAAGGAAAAATGAGAACTACCTTTATGTATTGGGGTTTTATTTCTCCTTGGTCTAAAGACCCATTTGATAAAAAAAGACCTAGACCTTTTAATGCAAGAGCAGAAACTGTAGAAGAAAAAAAATTATTTAGTGGTAGCTGGAAGCATAAAAGATGCTTAATACCTGCAAGTAGTTTTTTGGAGAAAAAATACCGAATTCGTAGGGAAAATTACGAGACTTTTTGGTTGGGAGGAATATGGAGCAAGTGGACTTCTACTGATGGAGCTGAAATAGAAAGTTGCTGTGTTCTGACAACTGAACCAAATGATCTTATTAAACCATTACATCACCGCATGCCTGTAATTGTGCCTGATGGATATGAGAAAAAATGGACTGAACAGGTAAAAGATTCTCATGAATTAAAAGCTTTGGCTTCAATAATTATGAGTTGGTCACCAGAGGGATGGGTTTCTGAAAAAGTAGATAAAAAACAAACTTATCAGATGAGTTTATTAAATAAAAAATAA
- a CDS encoding DUF3303 domain-containing protein encodes MQTYIVHWQFPDQESHMQGVEAFAGFVEGGCEGDEFDGFKVVNRVVNPEGANGWAIVQSSNHQNIWKWSNIWVDNFGVEVEVTPVLTDQEFLSVHKEIEALSN; translated from the coding sequence ATGCAAACATACATTGTACATTGGCAGTTCCCCGATCAAGAAAGTCATATGCAAGGTGTAGAAGCTTTTGCTGGATTTGTGGAAGGTGGGTGTGAAGGTGACGAATTTGATGGATTTAAAGTCGTTAATCGAGTAGTAAATCCTGAGGGAGCTAATGGGTGGGCAATTGTTCAATCTTCAAATCATCAGAATATCTGGAAATGGAGTAATATTTGGGTCGATAATTTCGGCGTAGAAGTTGAAGTTACACCAGTTTTAACAGATCAAGAATTTCTTTCTGTGCATAAAGAAATTGAAGCACTCTCTAATTAG